In the Pseudanabaena sp. PCC 7367 genome, one interval contains:
- the murB gene encoding UDP-N-acetylmuramate dehydrogenase has protein sequence MITDSRPTTCIQSSIPLANLTSFRVGGAAEWFCAPRSVDDLQASLAWGDERGLPLTLLGAGSNLLISDEGIDGLVMCLRHFQGLKFDREQGQITAAAGEPIARIAWQAAARGWSGLEWAVGIPGTVGGLVVMNAGAQGSCAADCLANVEVVSIDGAKRIMQPDELEFSYRHSSLQNSNLIVTKATFQLTPGFDRNQVRATTTEYYKYRRLTQPYHLPSCGSVFRNPSPKAAGWLIEQTGLKGYQIGQAQVANLHANFILNCGGASAKDIFRLIGHVQEQVNNQWSLLLKPEVRMLGQF, from the coding sequence ATGATTACAGACTCAAGACCCACAACTTGCATTCAATCATCGATCCCCCTGGCAAACCTGACTTCCTTTCGGGTGGGCGGGGCGGCTGAGTGGTTCTGCGCGCCGAGATCTGTGGACGATCTCCAGGCTAGTCTGGCTTGGGGAGATGAAAGAGGTTTACCGCTGACCCTGCTTGGTGCAGGTAGCAATTTGCTGATCAGCGATGAGGGTATTGATGGACTGGTGATGTGTCTGCGGCATTTCCAAGGCTTGAAGTTTGACCGAGAGCAAGGCCAAATTACTGCTGCCGCTGGGGAACCGATCGCCCGGATCGCCTGGCAGGCTGCGGCTAGGGGATGGTCTGGCCTGGAGTGGGCAGTGGGTATTCCTGGCACGGTGGGCGGCTTAGTCGTGATGAATGCTGGAGCCCAGGGCAGTTGTGCCGCTGATTGCCTTGCTAATGTCGAGGTAGTATCGATCGATGGTGCAAAACGAATTATGCAGCCGGACGAGCTGGAATTTAGTTATCGCCATTCCAGTTTGCAAAATAGCAATTTGATTGTAACTAAAGCTACTTTTCAGCTCACACCAGGGTTTGATCGCAATCAAGTTAGAGCGACCACCACTGAATATTACAAATATCGACGACTCACCCAACCCTATCATCTGCCCAGTTGTGGCAGCGTATTCCGTAATCCTTCGCCAAAGGCCGCAGGATGGCTAATTGAGCAAACTGGACTAAAGGGCTATCAGATTGGTCAAGCTCAGGTTGCTAATCTCCACGCTAACTTCATTCTCAATTGTGGTGGTGCTTCGGCTAAGGATATTTTCCGTCTGATTGGCCATGTGCAAGAGCAGGTTAATAATCAATGGTCACTTTTGCTCAAACCGGAAGTAAGGATGCTGGGGCAGTTCTAA